A window of the Cystobacter fuscus genome harbors these coding sequences:
- a CDS encoding lysophospholipid acyltransferase family protein — translation MNALLSMYAWLETGLVSLTGFCIQAPLAVITWPFDKRKVVTGRAFRLMGTTAARLNPFWKFGIHGTYVRPAPRTVVVSNHESNADPFIISMLPWEMKWMAKASLLKIPVVGWSMWLAGDIPVRRGEKDSAMQAMGTCKRWLDKGMPIMIFPEGTRSKTDELLPFKDGAFRLAIETGADVLPLAVSGTRRALPKHSWRFATARALVTVGTPISTKGMTLADLERLKTMAREQILQMREQLKPLTSAGDAPASEPARTAESS, via the coding sequence ATGAACGCTCTGCTCTCCATGTACGCGTGGTTGGAAACCGGCCTGGTGTCGTTGACGGGCTTCTGCATCCAGGCCCCCCTGGCGGTCATCACCTGGCCGTTCGACAAGCGCAAGGTGGTGACGGGACGCGCCTTCCGGCTCATGGGCACCACCGCCGCCCGGCTCAACCCCTTCTGGAAGTTCGGCATTCATGGCACGTACGTGCGCCCCGCGCCCCGCACCGTGGTGGTGAGCAACCACGAGTCCAACGCGGATCCCTTCATCATCTCCATGCTGCCCTGGGAGATGAAGTGGATGGCCAAGGCGTCGCTCCTGAAGATTCCCGTGGTGGGCTGGAGCATGTGGCTCGCGGGCGACATCCCCGTGCGCCGGGGCGAGAAGGACTCGGCCATGCAGGCCATGGGCACGTGCAAGCGTTGGCTCGACAAGGGCATGCCGATCATGATCTTCCCCGAGGGCACGCGCTCGAAGACCGACGAGCTGTTGCCCTTCAAGGATGGTGCCTTCCGGCTGGCCATCGAGACGGGCGCGGACGTGCTGCCCCTGGCGGTGAGCGGCACGCGCCGCGCGCTGCCCAAGCACTCCTGGCGCTTCGCCACCGCGCGCGCCCTGGTGACGGTGGGCACGCCCATCTCCACCAAGGGCATGACGCTCGCGGACCTGGAGCGGCTCAAGACGATGGCCCGCGAGCAGATCCTCCAGATGCGCGAACAGTTGAAGCCGCTCACGAGCGCGGGAGACGCCCCCGCCAGCGAGCCCGCGCGGACCGCCGAGTCCTCCTGA
- a CDS encoding phytanoyl-CoA dioxygenase family protein, translating to MLAVDAKTFELTGVLAHYAEHGYARLGRVLDAHGLELLRERADDLMLGRVSYPGFFWQMDAPTGRYEDAPLGLGWQGPSLDYRKLEKLEKDERFLAWMRNPLFERIARALLPPGDISLYRAILFHKGQRGGSEVPWHQDGGKLWGLTRDPELQVWTALDDAPREGGCLEVVPGSHRWGLATPLGGVVPTDQVAARGAERLGVALPVEAGEVVLLHNYVWHRSGPSRTGQRRRGFSACYMDAATRCVRKKKTPRDFFPLFRAGEHP from the coding sequence ATGCTGGCGGTGGACGCGAAGACCTTCGAGCTCACGGGCGTGCTGGCGCACTACGCCGAGCACGGCTACGCGCGGCTGGGCCGGGTGCTCGACGCGCACGGGCTCGAGCTGCTGCGCGAGCGCGCGGACGACTTGATGCTCGGCCGGGTGAGCTACCCGGGCTTCTTCTGGCAGATGGACGCGCCCACCGGGCGCTACGAGGACGCGCCGCTGGGGCTCGGCTGGCAGGGGCCCTCGCTGGACTACCGCAAGCTGGAGAAGCTGGAGAAGGACGAGCGCTTCCTCGCGTGGATGCGGAACCCCCTCTTCGAGCGCATCGCCCGCGCGCTGCTGCCGCCCGGAGACATCTCGCTCTACCGGGCCATCCTCTTCCACAAGGGCCAGCGCGGCGGCAGCGAGGTGCCCTGGCACCAGGACGGAGGCAAGCTGTGGGGCCTCACCCGGGACCCCGAGCTCCAGGTGTGGACGGCGCTGGATGACGCACCCCGGGAAGGCGGCTGTCTGGAGGTGGTGCCCGGCAGCCACCGCTGGGGCCTGGCCACGCCGCTCGGAGGCGTGGTGCCCACGGATCAGGTGGCGGCGCGGGGCGCCGAGCGCCTCGGGGTGGCCCTGCCGGTGGAGGCCGGGGAAGTGGTGTTGCTGCACAATTATGTCTGGCATCGCTCGGGGCCAAGCCGCACGGGCCAACGCCGTCGGGGTTTCTCCGCCTGCTATATGGACGCGGCCACGCGCTGCGTGCGCAAGAAGAAGACGCCCCGGGACTTCTTCCCCCTCTTCCGCGCTGGAGAGCACCCATGA
- a CDS encoding ATP-binding protein: MRFLLLSRDGDHPIGSELAQMGHEVVVASGPEVTAATISLVDVLVVGAEQVREKSEWFTRLRAQIRAAEVSMIGMASSLADEELSPLMEIGVDDYLVAPFHAADIRARITLFERRCYAFMRRQSHEESARGEIERLAAIIQTQNDIALAGLDLEVVMRLISERAMILCGAGGAAVGIIEGDEMYYRVCTGYSKQFEGARLPVGSTMAGSSVLRGQVMRTDDAERDPRANFDVARRLKVRSMLNVPLKRDNQTVGVLSIVSQVPYAFVDSDERTLELMAGLLGAAMGNAAEHAAKQALMTEVASIVTALQESQHLFDSFLNNNPALAYMKDEGGRRVFVNEPFRRFFALAPGTDVSTIPDEQLMPPETVALLSEQDDQAFKSGQPSVSESMIPTPEGEPRQFLTYRFIARDSSGRRFLGGVSFDITERKAAEEALRRSEESFRALIEGSPEAIFVHRGGPLLYVNPSACSFLRLKASELVGRSLLDFIHPDDRAAAAGTLDGGMLPGRTSLRVREVRFLPPDGGVLTAEISSLRLVFAGQPATIVSARDLTERKQIQARLVVADRLASVGTLAAGVAHEINNPLAFVISNLSFLTEELHAITELLPPGRLSELEEVLEETNEGVNRVRLIVQDLKTFSRGDEELPTAVDLRRVIDSALALARGELRHRATVVKDMSDVPLVEGSEARFGQVVLNLLINAAHAISAGQPDKNEIRVVLRAESDHAILEVRDTGCGMAPEVLSRIFDPFFTTKPVGVGTGLGLSICHGIITGFGGEITASSEVGKGSTFRISLPAIRKSKLKTALGG; this comes from the coding sequence ATGCGCTTTCTCCTTCTCAGCCGCGACGGTGACCATCCGATCGGGTCGGAACTCGCCCAGATGGGGCACGAGGTCGTGGTGGCCTCGGGACCCGAGGTGACGGCCGCCACCATCTCCCTGGTGGACGTCCTGGTGGTCGGCGCCGAACAGGTTCGCGAGAAATCCGAGTGGTTCACCCGCCTGCGCGCGCAGATCCGCGCCGCCGAGGTGTCCATGATCGGCATGGCCTCGAGTCTCGCCGATGAGGAGTTGTCCCCGCTGATGGAAATCGGCGTGGACGACTACCTGGTGGCGCCCTTCCACGCGGCGGACATCCGCGCGCGCATCACCCTGTTCGAGCGCCGCTGCTACGCCTTCATGCGCCGGCAATCCCACGAGGAGTCGGCGCGCGGGGAGATCGAGCGGCTGGCGGCCATCATCCAGACCCAGAACGACATCGCGCTGGCGGGGTTGGATCTGGAGGTGGTGATGCGGCTCATCTCCGAGCGGGCGATGATCCTCTGCGGCGCGGGCGGCGCGGCGGTGGGCATCATCGAGGGCGACGAGATGTACTACCGCGTCTGCACGGGCTACTCGAAGCAGTTCGAGGGCGCGCGGCTGCCGGTGGGCAGCACCATGGCGGGCTCGAGCGTGCTGCGCGGCCAGGTGATGCGCACGGACGACGCCGAGCGCGACCCGCGGGCGAACTTCGACGTGGCGCGCCGGCTCAAGGTGCGCTCCATGCTCAACGTGCCGCTCAAGCGCGACAACCAGACGGTGGGCGTGCTGAGCATCGTGTCGCAGGTGCCCTATGCCTTCGTGGACTCGGACGAGCGCACGCTGGAGCTGATGGCGGGCCTGCTGGGCGCCGCCATGGGCAACGCCGCCGAGCACGCCGCGAAGCAGGCGCTGATGACGGAGGTGGCCTCCATCGTCACCGCGCTCCAGGAGAGCCAGCACCTCTTCGACTCCTTCCTCAACAACAACCCGGCGCTCGCGTACATGAAGGACGAGGGCGGCCGGCGCGTCTTCGTCAACGAGCCCTTCCGTCGCTTCTTCGCGCTGGCGCCCGGCACCGACGTGAGCACCATCCCCGACGAGCAGCTCATGCCGCCGGAGACGGTCGCCCTCTTGAGCGAGCAGGACGATCAGGCGTTCAAGTCCGGTCAGCCCTCGGTCTCCGAGAGCATGATCCCCACGCCCGAGGGCGAGCCGCGCCAGTTCCTCACCTACCGCTTCATCGCCCGCGACAGCTCGGGCCGGCGCTTCCTCGGAGGCGTGTCCTTCGACATCACCGAGCGCAAGGCCGCGGAGGAGGCGCTGCGCCGCTCCGAGGAGAGCTTCCGCGCCCTCATCGAGGGCTCGCCCGAGGCCATCTTCGTGCACCGCGGCGGGCCGCTCTTGTACGTGAACCCGTCGGCGTGCTCGTTCCTGCGCCTCAAGGCCAGCGAGCTGGTGGGCCGCTCCCTCCTGGACTTCATCCACCCGGACGACCGTGCCGCCGCTGCCGGCACGCTGGATGGAGGCATGCTGCCCGGCCGCACCTCGCTGCGCGTGCGCGAGGTGCGCTTCCTGCCCCCGGACGGTGGCGTGCTCACCGCGGAGATCAGCAGCCTGCGGCTCGTCTTCGCCGGCCAGCCCGCGACGATCGTCAGCGCGCGCGACCTCACCGAGCGCAAGCAGATTCAAGCGCGGCTCGTCGTCGCCGACAGGCTCGCGTCGGTGGGAACGCTCGCGGCGGGCGTGGCGCACGAAATCAACAACCCGCTCGCCTTCGTCATCTCCAACCTGTCCTTCCTCACCGAGGAGCTGCACGCCATCACCGAGCTGCTGCCCCCGGGCCGCCTGAGCGAGCTGGAGGAGGTGCTGGAGGAGACGAACGAGGGCGTCAACCGGGTGCGGCTCATCGTGCAGGACCTGAAGACGTTCTCGCGTGGAGACGAGGAGCTGCCCACGGCGGTGGACTTGCGGCGCGTCATCGACTCGGCACTGGCGCTGGCTCGCGGCGAGCTGCGCCACCGCGCCACGGTGGTCAAGGACATGTCCGACGTGCCGCTCGTGGAGGGCAGCGAGGCGCGCTTCGGTCAGGTGGTGCTCAACCTGCTCATCAACGCCGCGCATGCCATCAGCGCGGGTCAGCCGGACAAGAACGAGATCCGCGTCGTGCTGCGCGCGGAGAGCGACCACGCCATCCTCGAGGTGCGCGACACCGGGTGCGGCATGGCGCCCGAGGTGCTCAGCCGTATCTTCGATCCGTTCTTCACCACCAAGCCGGTGGGCGTGGGCACGGGCCTGGGGTTGTCCATCTGCCACGGCATCATCACGGGCTTTGGCGGGGAGATCACCGCGAGCAGCGAGGTGGGCAAGGGCAGCACCTTCCGCATCAGCCTGCCGGCCATCCGCAAGAGCAAGCTGAAGACGGCGTTGGGAGGGTAG
- a CDS encoding exodeoxyribonuclease III: MRIVSWNVNGLRSAHKKGFLDWLAAEKADVVGVQEVRAREEQLPEEVRQPEGWRVAHIVSAKRPGYSGVGLFSRKTPDDVVSVLGVEEMDTEGRLQVARFGRLTVVNCYFPNGNGKERDNSRVPFKLAFYRRLFDFLEKGLRDGERIVVVGDFNTAHQEIDLARPKDNRETSGFLLEERQEFCRWLRAGWVDTFRHFEKGSGHYSWWSQRFGVRERNVGWRLDYALASPGAMPYVKRAAIHPHVLGSDHCPVSVDLDPKVRR, translated from the coding sequence GTGCGGATCGTCTCCTGGAACGTGAATGGCTTGAGGTCGGCCCACAAGAAGGGCTTCCTCGACTGGTTGGCCGCCGAGAAGGCGGATGTGGTGGGCGTGCAGGAGGTGCGCGCCCGGGAAGAGCAGCTCCCCGAGGAGGTACGCCAGCCCGAGGGGTGGCGCGTGGCGCACATCGTCTCGGCGAAGCGTCCCGGCTACAGCGGGGTGGGGTTGTTCTCGCGCAAGACACCGGACGACGTCGTGTCCGTGCTGGGCGTGGAGGAGATGGACACGGAGGGCCGGCTGCAGGTGGCCCGCTTCGGCCGGCTCACCGTGGTGAACTGCTACTTCCCCAATGGCAACGGCAAGGAGCGCGACAACAGCCGCGTGCCCTTCAAGCTGGCCTTCTACCGCCGCCTCTTCGACTTCCTGGAGAAGGGCCTGCGCGACGGCGAGCGCATCGTGGTGGTGGGCGACTTCAACACGGCGCATCAGGAGATCGACCTGGCGCGGCCCAAGGACAACCGGGAGACGAGTGGCTTCCTGTTGGAGGAGCGCCAGGAGTTCTGCCGTTGGCTGCGCGCGGGGTGGGTGGACACCTTCCGCCACTTCGAGAAGGGGAGCGGGCACTACAGCTGGTGGAGCCAGCGCTTCGGGGTACGCGAGCGCAACGTGGGGTGGCGCCTGGACTACGCGCTCGCCTCGCCCGGGGCCATGCCCTACGTCAAGCGCGCCGCCATCCACCCGCACGTGCTCGGCTCGGATCACTGTCCGGTGAGCGTGGATCTAGACCCCAAGGTCCGTCGCTGA
- a CDS encoding aldo/keto reductase — MASVTFPSPLARWLEPRPTGTDAPPAVVAMGTMNFGGRTPAPEARRLVARALERGVPFFDTSNSYNNGEAERLLGGALRGRREQVGIATKVGLARIRGKPEGLGGAHLVRSVEESLKRLGTPYVDVLYLHAPDAATPVEETLEAVQGLLTAGKVRHWGVSNHAAWQILEINGLCAARGMPRPVISQVLYNPLVRQVEVEYLPFTRRHPLHTTVFNPLAGGLLSGRYAPGAPIAPGSRFEGNRLYQDRYWSPRLLDMAARLRDVAEQAGLSLVGLAYGWLVGRPGVDSVLVGPGTVEHLDAALDACARPLPEDVARRVDELYREWQGTDASYVR, encoded by the coding sequence ATGGCTTCCGTCACCTTCCCGTCCCCCCTCGCGCGCTGGCTCGAACCCCGACCCACCGGCACGGACGCCCCTCCGGCCGTCGTCGCCATGGGAACGATGAACTTCGGAGGCCGCACGCCCGCGCCCGAGGCCCGGCGCCTCGTGGCGCGCGCCCTGGAGCGCGGCGTGCCCTTCTTCGACACCTCCAACTCCTACAACAACGGCGAGGCGGAGCGCCTGCTGGGCGGAGCGCTGCGGGGCCGGCGCGAGCAGGTGGGAATCGCCACCAAGGTGGGGCTGGCGCGCATCCGGGGCAAACCCGAGGGCCTGGGCGGAGCGCATCTGGTGCGCTCGGTGGAGGAGAGCCTGAAGCGGCTCGGCACGCCGTACGTGGACGTGCTCTACCTGCACGCGCCGGACGCGGCCACGCCGGTGGAGGAGACGCTCGAGGCCGTGCAGGGCCTGCTCACCGCGGGCAAGGTGCGGCACTGGGGTGTGTCCAACCATGCCGCCTGGCAGATCCTCGAGATCAACGGGCTGTGCGCCGCGCGCGGCATGCCCCGCCCGGTAATCTCCCAGGTGCTCTACAACCCGCTCGTGCGTCAGGTGGAGGTGGAGTACCTGCCCTTCACGCGCCGCCATCCCCTGCACACCACCGTCTTCAACCCGCTGGCGGGCGGGCTGCTCTCCGGCCGCTATGCGCCGGGCGCCCCCATCGCCCCGGGCTCGCGCTTCGAGGGCAACCGCCTGTACCAGGACCGCTACTGGTCCCCGCGGCTGCTGGACATGGCCGCGCGCCTGCGCGACGTGGCCGAACAGGCGGGACTGTCACTGGTGGGGCTCGCCTATGGGTGGCTCGTGGGACGGCCCGGGGTGGACTCGGTGCTCGTGGGCCCGGGGACGGTGGAGCACCTGGACGCCGCGCTGGACGCCTGTGCCCGACCCCTGCCCGAGGACGTGGCCCGGCGCGTGGACGAGCTCTACCGGGAGTGGCAGGGCACGGACGCCAGTTACGTGAGGTGA
- a CDS encoding DUF4180 domain-containing protein, with the protein MTAQTFELNGVRVLELPAEGPRLREALDLISLASEHQADLVAIPVGRLDEAFFKLASGVAGELVQKFVNYRLRLAILGDISAQVAESNALRGFVIEANRGHQLWFLEDREALAARLR; encoded by the coding sequence ATGACGGCCCAGACCTTCGAACTCAACGGAGTCCGCGTCCTCGAACTGCCCGCCGAGGGCCCCCGACTCCGGGAAGCCCTCGACCTCATCTCCCTGGCCTCCGAGCACCAGGCCGACCTGGTGGCGATCCCCGTCGGGCGCCTGGACGAGGCCTTCTTCAAGCTGGCCTCGGGCGTGGCCGGAGAGCTCGTCCAGAAGTTCGTGAACTACCGCCTGCGTCTGGCCATCCTGGGCGACATCTCCGCCCAGGTGGCGGAGAGCAACGCCCTGCGCGGCTTCGTCATCGAGGCGAACCGCGGCCATCAGCTCTGGTTCCTGGAAGATCGGGAGGCGCTGGCGGCGCGTCTGCGTTGA
- a CDS encoding WbqC family protein produces MAAVSAPPRVLVAEQPHYLPWLDFHEQLARADTLVVLDNVQWLRRGWQRRARVALPSGTPLPPPTEPAYQWLTIPLEGAHRDTRIGDLVVDTSQPWTRKHLATLTMLYGRRPYFRSQVLPRLEHFYAAAADERGPGSLLRTLLSSMTLFAEPLGLAPRVVLASSLARSLPDKTERLADYCVQLGQDTYYSAVGSLYLRPGPFRERDVRLLWQKFRYPSYDQGRSGERFVVGLSIVDVLSNVPVDTVREWLAPSPWGPFARPATEPER; encoded by the coding sequence GTGGCGGCCGTGAGCGCGCCGCCTCGAGTCCTCGTCGCCGAGCAACCCCACTACCTGCCGTGGCTGGACTTCCACGAGCAACTGGCGCGCGCGGACACGCTGGTGGTGCTGGACAACGTGCAGTGGCTGCGGCGGGGCTGGCAACGCCGCGCGCGGGTGGCCCTGCCCTCCGGCACTCCCCTGCCCCCGCCCACCGAGCCCGCCTACCAGTGGCTGACGATTCCCCTCGAGGGCGCCCACCGCGACACGCGCATTGGCGACCTGGTGGTGGACACGAGCCAGCCCTGGACGCGCAAGCACCTGGCCACGCTGACGATGCTCTATGGCCGCAGGCCCTACTTCCGCTCCCAGGTGCTGCCCCGGCTGGAGCACTTCTACGCCGCGGCGGCCGATGAGCGCGGCCCCGGCTCGCTCTTGCGCACGCTGCTCTCGAGCATGACGCTCTTCGCCGAGCCCCTGGGGCTCGCGCCGCGCGTGGTCCTCGCCTCGAGCCTCGCGCGCTCGCTGCCGGACAAGACCGAGCGCCTGGCGGACTACTGCGTCCAGCTCGGCCAGGACACGTACTACTCGGCGGTGGGCTCGCTCTACCTGCGGCCGGGCCCCTTCCGGGAGCGCGACGTACGGCTGCTGTGGCAGAAGTTCCGCTATCCCTCGTACGACCAGGGCCGCTCCGGCGAGCGCTTCGTGGTGGGCCTGTCCATCGTGGACGTGCTGTCCAACGTCCCCGTGGACACGGTGCGCGAGTGGCTCGCGCCCAGTCCCTGGGGGCCCTTCGCCCGGCCCGCCACGGAGCCGGAGCGCTGA
- a CDS encoding sensor histidine kinase, whose amino-acid sequence MKSDGSAPRALFQVKRNNYLGCAALLLICGGLLHLPVFAAYVRLAPMLLAWAAGFLALGAGVGAGWIPVKVSGVCAGLIGILANTWLVHLTGGLNSPFFPALATMPLLIAMYTPDAWWPTLVSGAAMLGSVALLDTMAHLPVEVMVPQLLALAIIGGVALFGSRTYRRMWDAQKAAQQEHMHALEQLAESERRRVRVERERAEVERLVVVGQLAAGVVHEVNNPLSFVKSNLNYLEREARAFDTELDRAELCDVLAETRLGVTRIEQIVTDLRGFSRGDEGAQEAGMPEEALNEARRLASVRLRNLAEVTMDVSPGLPPVQLGHRHMVQVLLNLLINAADAVELVTPSRPAHIGVGARRVEGGVRVVVEDNGPGLPPEVMSRLFEPFFTTKPPGKGTGLGLTLCREYVTRGGGTLHAENRPEGGARFVLTLPVSRESPPASE is encoded by the coding sequence ATGAAGTCAGACGGCTCCGCGCCCCGTGCCCTGTTCCAGGTGAAGAGGAACAACTACCTTGGCTGCGCGGCCCTGTTGTTGATTTGCGGCGGACTCCTCCACCTGCCGGTGTTCGCCGCCTATGTCCGGCTCGCGCCGATGCTGCTCGCCTGGGCGGCGGGCTTCCTGGCGCTCGGAGCGGGGGTGGGCGCCGGATGGATTCCGGTGAAGGTCTCGGGCGTGTGCGCGGGCCTCATCGGCATCCTCGCCAACACGTGGCTCGTCCACCTCACCGGAGGGCTGAACAGCCCCTTCTTCCCGGCGCTCGCGACCATGCCGTTGCTCATCGCCATGTACACCCCGGATGCCTGGTGGCCCACACTGGTGAGTGGCGCGGCCATGCTGGGCTCGGTGGCGTTGCTGGACACGATGGCCCACCTGCCGGTGGAGGTGATGGTGCCGCAGTTGCTCGCCCTCGCCATCATTGGTGGGGTGGCCCTCTTTGGTTCGCGCACCTACCGGCGCATGTGGGACGCGCAGAAGGCGGCGCAGCAGGAGCACATGCACGCGTTGGAGCAGCTCGCGGAGAGCGAGCGCCGCCGGGTGCGCGTCGAGCGCGAGCGCGCCGAGGTGGAGCGGCTGGTGGTGGTGGGGCAGTTGGCCGCCGGGGTGGTCCACGAGGTGAACAATCCCCTGTCCTTCGTGAAGTCCAACCTGAACTACCTGGAGCGCGAGGCGAGGGCCTTCGACACGGAGCTGGATCGGGCGGAGCTGTGTGACGTACTCGCCGAGACACGGCTGGGAGTGACGCGCATCGAGCAGATCGTCACGGATCTGCGCGGCTTCTCCCGTGGCGACGAGGGCGCCCAGGAGGCGGGGATGCCGGAAGAAGCGCTGAACGAGGCGAGGCGGCTGGCCTCGGTGCGCCTGCGCAACCTGGCCGAGGTGACGATGGATGTGTCTCCGGGGTTGCCGCCGGTCCAGCTGGGGCATCGGCACATGGTGCAGGTGCTCCTGAACCTGCTGATCAACGCCGCGGACGCAGTGGAGCTGGTGACGCCCTCGCGTCCGGCCCATATCGGCGTGGGGGCGCGTCGGGTGGAAGGAGGGGTGCGGGTGGTGGTGGAGGACAACGGCCCGGGGCTGCCTCCCGAGGTGATGTCGCGGCTCTTCGAGCCCTTCTTCACCACCAAGCCGCCGGGCAAGGGCACCGGGTTGGGGCTCACCCTGTGCCGGGAGTACGTCACGCGCGGCGGCGGCACGCTTCACGCGGAAAACCGCCCCGAGGGCGGTGCCCGCTTCGTCCTGACACTGCCCGTGTCCCGGGAGAGCCCCCCGGCGAGCGAGTGA
- a CDS encoding endonuclease/exonuclease/phosphatase family protein, with amino-acid sequence MKYILVVGISMMVFGAIQVSTLPQAVDPHEESASAVLFVPGALTVMTRSLGTELSGERVLEAPHAAYVPARAAELFGRQPDASSRARTLADEVQYARPHLIGLQQVTELRLQSPGDALFGGTEPARTPYLDPLPLLLGELEARGLHYREVARVRNTDVEVPLRRGQAPTFDDLRLTDYDIILARSDVTVSQVRTGNYLARREVKLPRMEPVELTRGWVSVAAEVEGQHYRFVSTHLEPAPGEEGLRVQLGQAEELIGLLRGETLPVVLVGDFNSPANLGLVGAPTYRELLLAGYVDVWTRRLGGALASGGGLTLGMTAMEERLNLVLVRTPVSPAPRQLGPVLAYGVGELRERRRFGPWRTDLSGVVARLRMPVSARN; translated from the coding sequence ATGAAGTACATCCTCGTGGTGGGGATCTCGATGATGGTGTTCGGCGCCATCCAGGTGTCGACACTGCCCCAGGCGGTGGACCCGCACGAGGAGAGCGCGTCCGCCGTCCTCTTCGTCCCGGGTGCCCTCACGGTCATGACACGCAGCCTCGGCACGGAGCTGAGCGGGGAGCGGGTCCTGGAAGCCCCTCACGCGGCGTACGTGCCCGCACGCGCGGCGGAGCTGTTTGGCCGCCAACCGGATGCCTCCTCACGCGCCCGGACGCTCGCCGATGAGGTCCAATACGCCCGGCCACACCTCATTGGTCTGCAGCAGGTAACCGAGCTGAGGCTCCAATCCCCCGGGGACGCGCTCTTCGGGGGCACCGAGCCGGCGCGGACGCCCTATTTGGATCCGCTCCCCCTGCTGCTGGGCGAACTGGAGGCACGGGGCCTGCATTATCGGGAGGTCGCCCGGGTGCGCAACACGGATGTGGAAGTGCCCTTGCGCCGGGGACAGGCGCCGACCTTCGACGATCTGCGCCTGACGGACTACGACATCATCCTCGCGCGCTCGGACGTGACGGTGAGCCAGGTGCGCACGGGCAACTATCTGGCGCGCCGCGAGGTGAAGCTGCCGCGCATGGAGCCGGTGGAGCTGACGCGCGGGTGGGTGTCGGTGGCGGCCGAGGTGGAGGGGCAGCACTACCGCTTCGTCAGCACGCACCTGGAGCCCGCGCCGGGCGAGGAGGGGCTGCGCGTGCAGCTCGGGCAGGCCGAGGAGCTGATCGGCCTGCTGCGGGGCGAGACGCTGCCGGTGGTGCTGGTGGGGGACTTCAACTCGCCGGCGAACCTGGGGCTGGTGGGCGCGCCCACCTACCGGGAGCTGCTGCTCGCGGGCTACGTGGACGTGTGGACGCGCCGCCTGGGAGGCGCGCTCGCCTCGGGAGGAGGCCTGACGCTGGGGATGACGGCCATGGAGGAGCGGCTCAACCTGGTGCTGGTGCGCACGCCCGTGTCGCCCGCGCCCCGTCAGCTCGGCCCGGTGCTGGCCTATGGCGTGGGAGAGCTGCGCGAGCGGCGGCGCTTCGGGCCGTGGCGCACGGACCTGTCCGGCGTGGTGGCGCGCCTGCGCATGCCCGTGTCCGCGCGCAACTGA
- a CDS encoding alpha/beta fold hydrolase, which produces MPYSYLTRFITAPDGTRVAYHTHAVAQGEPAPELLSRPAVLLTNGIGTTENFWRHLVMDLERDHRVVHWDYRGHGRSELPPGEDYSLRAQVDDLERITEQMMAEGNGRPPHHVAFSMGVRVLLELYRRRPALVAAVSLVAGSPSVPDPRNWVLPLPGGQATLARAFAGLTPLVPRLAPVVQPLLTSRWAHSLARVTGLLRARAPREEIQVFLEALRLMDPRTYWLTMRGLLEGPLSWDVLHKLQVPTQIIAARNDLLVPLREMSRMREFLPGADWVLVEDAGHAGLLEAGEEIARSIRAFRQAHGVGPAWPGRASGVPSGA; this is translated from the coding sequence ATGCCCTACAGCTATCTCACCCGCTTCATCACCGCGCCCGATGGTACCCGCGTCGCCTATCACACGCACGCGGTCGCCCAGGGCGAGCCCGCTCCGGAGCTCCTGTCCCGCCCGGCCGTGCTGCTCACCAATGGCATCGGGACGACGGAGAACTTCTGGCGCCACCTCGTCATGGATCTGGAGCGCGACCACCGGGTGGTGCACTGGGACTACCGGGGCCATGGCCGGAGCGAGCTGCCCCCGGGGGAGGACTACTCGCTGCGCGCCCAGGTGGACGACCTGGAGCGCATCACCGAACAGATGATGGCCGAGGGCAATGGGCGCCCTCCCCACCACGTGGCCTTCTCCATGGGGGTCCGGGTGTTGTTGGAGTTGTACCGACGCCGGCCGGCGCTGGTGGCCGCCGTCTCGCTCGTGGCGGGAAGTCCCTCCGTGCCGGACCCGCGCAACTGGGTGCTTCCCCTGCCGGGGGGACAGGCCACCCTGGCGCGGGCCTTCGCGGGGTTGACGCCCCTGGTGCCCCGGCTCGCCCCCGTCGTCCAGCCGCTGCTCACCTCACGCTGGGCCCATTCGCTCGCCCGCGTCACGGGCTTGTTACGCGCCCGGGCGCCTCGCGAGGAGATCCAGGTGTTCCTCGAGGCCCTGCGCCTCATGGATCCGCGCACCTACTGGTTGACGATGCGTGGTCTGCTCGAGGGGCCGCTGTCGTGGGATGTGCTGCACAAGCTCCAGGTGCCCACGCAGATCATCGCCGCCCGGAATGATCTGCTCGTGCCGCTGCGTGAGATGTCGCGCATGCGCGAGTTCCTGCCCGGCGCGGACTGGGTGCTGGTGGAGGACGCGGGCCACGCGGGGCTGTTGGAGGCGGGCGAGGAGATCGCCCGGAGCATCCGGGCCTTCCGTCAGGCGCACGGCGTGGGGCCCGCCTGGCCGGGCAGGGCGAGCGGGGTGCCGAGCGGGGCATAG